One window of Candidatus Eisenbacteria bacterium genomic DNA carries:
- a CDS encoding serine hydrolase, with the protein MGTESSGDRRDALRRLLNHTSGTPDHEIDERETDPRFLVAPTRQDLLAWIATNHRIAPPGRTWSYTSDGFIAAALVAEQVTGSSYGDLIRRELAEPLGLDHFGFELEPRAQAYMNHDGRPVPVPAIPYAWFSGAGSTCGTLGDLAQWWMVLRGGRVLNAASLAALMTPVTLRAEGATAEFPYGLGIRLGR; encoded by the coding sequence ATTGGCACCGAGAGTTCCGGCGACCGCCGCGACGCGCTTCGACGACTTCTGAATCACACCAGCGGGACGCCCGACCACGAGATCGACGAGCGCGAGACGGATCCACGCTTCCTCGTCGCACCGACGCGCCAGGACTTGTTGGCCTGGATCGCGACGAATCACCGCATCGCTCCCCCGGGAAGAACCTGGAGCTACACGAGCGACGGCTTCATCGCCGCCGCGCTGGTCGCCGAACAGGTCACCGGGTCCAGCTACGGCGATCTGATCCGGCGCGAACTCGCGGAGCCTCTTGGACTCGATCACTTCGGATTCGAGCTCGAGCCTCGCGCGCAGGCCTACATGAACCATGACGGCCGACCGGTGCCCGTTCCTGCAATCCCGTATGCCTGGTTCAGCGGTGCGGGATCGACCTGCGGCACGCTCGGAGATCTCGCGCAATGGTGGATGGTGCTGCGCGGTGGTCGGGTGCTCAACGCGGCGTCGCTCGCCGCCCTGATGACGCCCGTGACGCTACGAGCCGAGGGCGCGACGGCGGAGTTCCCCTACGGGCTCGGCATTCGACTGGGTCGCTAA